From the Solibacillus sp. FSL R5-0449 genome, one window contains:
- a CDS encoding carboxylesterase has protein sequence MKSALSSPFFFQAGPRAVLLLHGFTGSSADVRMLGRFLEKHGYTSLAPHYKGHGVPPEELIVSNPEEWWQDVKNGYTQLKEAGYEEIAVAGLSLGGVFSLKLATSHPVKGVVTMCSPMTMRTTDIMFEGVLEYAKQYKKQQGKSEQEIELEIEAIKQQGMASLPELQQLIYDVRETIDLLYAPILVIQSRNDKVINPDSANIIYDTVESIDKKISWYEHSGHVITLDKEKDQLHEEVLTFLNSLDWIV, from the coding sequence ATGAAATCAGCTTTGTCTTCACCGTTCTTCTTTCAGGCAGGACCGAGAGCGGTTTTATTATTACATGGATTTACTGGTAGTTCGGCCGATGTGCGGATGCTTGGACGCTTTTTGGAAAAGCATGGCTACACATCGCTTGCCCCACATTATAAAGGACATGGTGTTCCGCCAGAAGAACTGATTGTCTCAAATCCCGAAGAATGGTGGCAAGATGTTAAAAACGGGTATACACAATTAAAAGAGGCAGGCTATGAAGAAATCGCCGTTGCGGGGTTATCGCTCGGTGGCGTATTTTCACTCAAGCTTGCGACTAGTCATCCGGTGAAAGGCGTTGTGACGATGTGCTCGCCGATGACGATGCGTACGACAGACATTATGTTTGAAGGCGTACTTGAATATGCAAAACAATATAAAAAACAACAAGGTAAAAGTGAACAGGAAATTGAATTAGAGATTGAAGCGATTAAGCAGCAAGGAATGGCATCACTGCCTGAACTGCAGCAATTGATTTACGATGTACGAGAGACAATCGACTTATTGTATGCGCCGATTTTGGTGATCCAGTCGCGCAACGACAAAGTTATCAACCCCGATTCAGCCAACATTATTTATGACACCGTCGAATCGATCGACAAAAAAATCAGCTGGTATGAGCATTCGGGCCATGTCATCACACTCGACAAAGAAAAAGACCAGCTTCATGAAGAAGTTCTCACGTTTTTAAATTCGTTAGATTGGATAGTCTAA
- a CDS encoding signal peptidase I produces the protein MKWVNNIITAILMTLLVCLAFIVVVSKASGGEPQFFGYQLKTVLSGSMEPGIQTGSIIAVKIAEDKTNYKEGDVITFQEAEDMLITHRITEVVKSGDSVLYRTKGDNNNAEDMNPVMAENVVAQYTGFTLPYVGYFNNFASSKNGAFLLIIPGLLLLLYSAFTLWKAISLIEIPQRKQAEVIAEDTGKSTS, from the coding sequence ATGAAATGGGTAAATAATATTATTACTGCTATTTTAATGACGTTACTAGTTTGCTTGGCTTTCATCGTCGTTGTTTCAAAAGCATCTGGCGGAGAACCTCAATTTTTCGGGTACCAATTAAAAACAGTACTTTCGGGATCCATGGAACCAGGAATTCAAACAGGTTCTATTATCGCGGTTAAAATTGCGGAAGATAAAACGAACTATAAAGAAGGCGATGTCATCACTTTCCAGGAAGCAGAAGATATGTTAATTACTCACCGTATTACGGAAGTAGTTAAAAGTGGCGATTCTGTCCTTTACCGTACAAAAGGTGATAACAACAATGCGGAAGATATGAATCCCGTTATGGCTGAAAATGTGGTCGCACAGTACACTGGCTTTACATTGCCGTACGTAGGGTACTTCAATAACTTTGCTTCTTCGAAAAACGGTGCATTTTTATTGATCATTCCGGGCTTACTTTTACTTTTATACTCAGCATTTACACTTTGGAAAGCTATCTCTTTAATTGAAATCCCTCAAAGAAAACAAGCTGAAGTAATTGCAGAAGATACTGGAAAAAGTACATCTTGA
- a CDS encoding TasA family protein, with product MSIKAKLAMGIATGALAVSMIGGGTYAYFNDVETNVSNFAAGTLDINVAGNDAANAIIDVTNIKPGDTMLRTFKLNNTGSLDVSKVLLTSSYTVNDTNLNNAGADLGEFIKVKFLINNDKRTEVIHETTLKALSSTDVVDRDILGWVLGGENDGLKARTSDTLTVQFEFVDNGADQNVFQGDSLQLNWKFDAKQTAGTAK from the coding sequence ATGAGTATTAAAGCAAAATTAGCAATGGGTATCGCAACTGGAGCACTAGCTGTAAGCATGATTGGTGGAGGAACTTATGCGTATTTCAATGATGTAGAAACAAATGTTAGTAATTTTGCTGCAGGTACGTTAGATATTAATGTGGCAGGTAATGATGCAGCAAACGCTATCATCGATGTAACTAATATTAAACCTGGTGATACAATGCTACGTACATTTAAACTTAATAACACTGGTAGCTTAGATGTTTCGAAAGTGTTATTAACATCAAGTTATACGGTTAATGATACAAATCTAAATAATGCAGGAGCAGACCTAGGCGAGTTTATTAAAGTAAAGTTCTTAATCAATAATGATAAAAGAACAGAAGTAATTCATGAAACGACTTTAAAAGCATTATCTTCAACAGACGTTGTTGATAGAGATATTTTAGGTTGGGTTCTTGGTGGAGAAAATGACGGCCTAAAAGCACGTACAAGTGATACGCTTACTGTCCAATTTGAATTTGTCGACAATGGCGCAGATCAAAATGTCTTCCAGGGCGATTCTTTACAGCTTAACTGGAAATTTGATGCAAAACAAACAGCTGGAACAGCAAAATAA
- a CDS encoding response regulator transcription factor, with protein sequence MKILLVDDQAIIRRGLISILSSDDKSEIIGEASDTQEALELLQKETPDLAIIDFQIGDECGLTLINEARKLGCTCKFAILTFSKDYESFQRAMAMDVVGYISLNSHPEELIYAMQIIKKGRKYYDPDLIDKLIQTQKESSIDDSRLALLTTKEKEVMQKLGMGYSNKQIAHSLYITENTVKKHVSQVLSKLELGDRTQVALFANETGLVQFKQDVVAF encoded by the coding sequence ATGAAAATTTTATTAGTAGATGATCAAGCAATCATCCGTAGAGGATTAATTTCCATTTTGTCGTCGGATGATAAATCGGAAATTATCGGAGAAGCCAGCGATACACAAGAAGCTCTTGAATTGCTTCAAAAAGAAACACCGGATTTGGCTATTATTGATTTTCAAATAGGAGACGAATGTGGATTAACATTGATCAATGAAGCACGGAAATTAGGCTGCACTTGCAAATTCGCGATTCTAACCTTCTCAAAGGACTATGAATCGTTTCAACGTGCAATGGCAATGGACGTAGTTGGATACATTTCACTTAATTCACATCCAGAAGAACTTATTTATGCCATGCAAATTATTAAAAAGGGACGGAAATATTATGATCCCGACTTAATTGATAAGCTTATACAAACACAAAAGGAGTCTTCAATAGATGATAGCCGTCTTGCGCTCCTCACGACTAAGGAAAAAGAAGTAATGCAAAAACTAGGGATGGGCTATTCCAATAAACAAATAGCCCACAGTCTTTATATAACGGAAAACACGGTGAAAAAGCATGTAAGCCAAGTATTATCAAAATTGGAGCTTGGTGATCGTACTCAAGTTGCGCTCTTTGCGAACGAAACAGGATTGGTTCAATTTAAACAGGATGTAGTCGCTTTTTAA
- the secG gene encoding preprotein translocase subunit SecG, producing MHTLFTVLLIIVAIALIVVVLLQSGKSAGLSGAISGGAEQLFGKQKARGMDLVLHRTTIVLSVAFFVLALAITKF from the coding sequence ATGCATACGTTATTTACAGTATTACTTATTATCGTAGCGATAGCCTTAATCGTAGTAGTATTATTACAATCAGGTAAAAGCGCAGGTTTATCAGGTGCCATCTCTGGTGGAGCTGAACAACTATTCGGTAAACAGAAAGCTCGTGGAATGGATCTAGTCCTACACCGCACAACAATCGTTCTTTCTGTTGCTTTCTTCGTATTAGCATTAGCGATTACGAAATTCTAA
- a CDS encoding ABC transporter ATP-binding protein — translation MKIEVREGNFCYAKKKEVKPFIYESNISFTLEPGKIMAILGPNGAGKTTLLKCITGLHDWRVGETFIDDVPLQKVSQKELWKKIGYVPQAHKMVFGFTIEDLVVMGRAPYIGSLSKPRKEDYEKAHEALNEVGIVHLAKKSCNEVSGGELQLALIARTLVSNPEILILDEPESHLDVQKQVVILETLKRLSKEHNISCIINTHYPNHAFYLADQVLMIAKEKKAVIGAVHEVMTESRMKEYFNIELRKLIFEEADLLFETMVPLALAAKRNISECRFNNFE, via the coding sequence ATGAAAATAGAAGTACGTGAAGGCAACTTCTGCTATGCGAAAAAGAAGGAAGTGAAGCCGTTCATATATGAATCGAACATTAGCTTTACGCTGGAGCCGGGCAAGATTATGGCAATACTCGGTCCGAACGGTGCTGGGAAAACAACACTGTTAAAATGTATTACCGGGTTGCACGACTGGCGGGTTGGTGAAACATTTATAGATGATGTGCCGCTTCAGAAAGTTTCGCAAAAAGAATTATGGAAGAAAATCGGATACGTTCCGCAGGCACATAAAATGGTGTTCGGCTTTACGATTGAGGACTTAGTAGTAATGGGGCGTGCTCCATATATCGGTTCATTGTCTAAGCCACGCAAGGAAGATTACGAAAAAGCACATGAGGCATTGAATGAAGTTGGCATTGTGCATTTGGCGAAAAAGTCATGCAATGAAGTGAGCGGCGGGGAACTGCAGCTGGCGTTAATCGCACGGACACTCGTATCAAATCCGGAAATTTTAATTTTGGATGAACCGGAATCGCATCTGGATGTGCAAAAGCAGGTTGTCATTTTGGAAACATTAAAACGTTTATCGAAAGAGCATAATATTTCATGCATTATAAACACGCACTATCCGAACCACGCTTTTTACTTGGCAGACCAAGTATTGATGATCGCAAAAGAGAAAAAGGCGGTGATCGGTGCTGTTCATGAAGTGATGACCGAATCGCGGATGAAGGAGTACTTCAATATTGAACTGCGCAAACTGATTTTTGAAGAAGCGGATCTGCTGTTTGAAACGATGGTGCCGCTCGCATTGGCGGCGAAGCGAAATATAAGCGAATGCCGTTTCAACAATTTTGAATAA
- a CDS encoding iron ABC transporter permease: MKKWKSILLWVLPLVLAIVSLGIGRFEVDFVTVVKILSSHIFPVEETWTQMEYNVVMTVRLPRIILALLIGAGLSISGAAFQGMFANPLVSADILGVAAGAGFGASIGILLFGNGYVTQGFALVFGLAAIVFTYMIGGSGRNMPIFMLVLAGVVTSALFNALISLTKFVADPEEKLPAITYWLMGSLGTASYRDLWTAGPIILVGMFILLALRWRINLLTLPDDEAKSLGINVVRMKWLVIAGATLCTAAAVAVAGIVGWVGLIIPHIARMFVGSNNERVLPMSIALGGAYLLIIDTLARSVTAAEIPLSILTAIVGAPFFAYLLRRTGGSWS, encoded by the coding sequence ATGAAAAAGTGGAAAAGTATTTTACTGTGGGTATTGCCGCTTGTTCTTGCGATTGTTTCACTTGGCATCGGCCGGTTTGAAGTCGATTTTGTAACGGTGGTGAAAATCCTTAGTTCGCATATTTTTCCGGTAGAAGAAACTTGGACACAAATGGAATATAACGTAGTCATGACTGTTCGGCTCCCGCGTATTATCCTCGCACTATTAATCGGTGCGGGGCTTTCCATTTCAGGAGCCGCATTCCAGGGGATGTTCGCCAATCCATTAGTGAGCGCGGATATTTTAGGTGTCGCCGCGGGTGCCGGTTTTGGTGCTTCTATCGGGATTTTACTGTTTGGCAATGGTTATGTAACACAAGGTTTTGCGCTCGTCTTTGGTTTAGCAGCTATCGTATTTACGTATATGATTGGCGGGTCTGGGCGCAATATGCCGATTTTTATGCTCGTACTGGCAGGGGTTGTGACAAGTGCGTTGTTTAATGCATTGATTTCGTTAACGAAATTTGTGGCAGACCCGGAAGAAAAGCTGCCTGCAATTACGTATTGGCTAATGGGAAGTTTGGGAACAGCTTCGTACCGCGATTTATGGACAGCAGGACCGATTATTTTAGTCGGGATGTTCATTTTACTTGCACTGCGCTGGCGCATTAACTTACTGACATTGCCGGATGATGAGGCGAAGTCGTTAGGGATCAATGTTGTACGCATGAAGTGGCTCGTTATTGCAGGGGCGACACTTTGTACAGCGGCAGCCGTTGCTGTTGCAGGGATTGTCGGCTGGGTCGGTTTAATTATCCCGCATATTGCAAGGATGTTTGTCGGTAGTAATAATGAACGCGTACTGCCGATGTCGATTGCACTGGGCGGGGCGTATTTACTCATTATCGATACATTGGCCCGCTCGGTAACAGCGGCGGAAATTCCGTTGTCGATTTTAACGGCGATTGTCGGGGCACCGTTCTTTGCTTATCTTTTACGTCGTACAGGAGGTAGCTGGTCATGA
- a CDS encoding ABC transporter substrate-binding protein has product MVGRKAILTTLALASMALAACSDNEATSSASGGEDETTAEEKIVIDQAGTEVTIPAEVNSIVSGGILPYFHTWYVATNSAKEIVGMHPNSYNAAENSILSKMAPEILNADTSFVQNGEMNVEELMKINPDVFFEIATDEKSIEQARTAGINTVAIKAIDAAAAEPLATFNSWLKLTGEIASTTERADNFIEIGTDVQNEIYEKIDSLKAEEKPNALMLYQLSEQAITVGGKNFFGNQWLNATGANDVAENDVTGRKDVNMEQIYNWNPEIIYITNFTEIQPEDLYNNTIPGQDWSEVEAVKNKQVYKIPLGIYRWFPPSGDAPLMLKWLANNNQPELFDYDMNAEIKSYYKDFYGYDVTDEEVEQILHPSSDAAKY; this is encoded by the coding sequence ATGGTAGGACGTAAAGCAATTTTGACAACGCTTGCACTCGCTTCAATGGCGCTAGCAGCATGTTCAGATAATGAGGCAACATCATCAGCTTCAGGTGGAGAGGATGAAACGACGGCAGAAGAGAAAATCGTCATTGATCAGGCGGGGACAGAAGTAACGATTCCTGCTGAAGTGAACTCGATCGTATCAGGCGGGATTTTACCGTACTTCCATACATGGTATGTCGCAACAAATTCGGCAAAAGAAATCGTCGGAATGCACCCGAATTCATACAATGCAGCTGAAAACTCGATCTTATCGAAAATGGCTCCGGAAATTTTGAATGCGGATACATCATTCGTACAAAACGGTGAAATGAACGTTGAGGAATTAATGAAAATTAACCCGGATGTGTTCTTTGAAATTGCAACAGATGAAAAATCAATCGAGCAGGCACGTACTGCAGGCATCAACACGGTAGCGATTAAAGCGATTGATGCAGCGGCAGCAGAGCCACTTGCAACATTCAACAGCTGGTTAAAACTGACGGGTGAAATTGCGAGCACAACAGAACGCGCGGACAATTTTATCGAAATCGGTACAGATGTACAAAACGAAATTTATGAAAAGATCGATAGCTTAAAAGCAGAAGAGAAACCGAATGCGCTTATGTTGTATCAATTATCCGAACAGGCGATTACAGTTGGCGGTAAAAACTTCTTCGGGAATCAATGGCTGAACGCAACAGGGGCGAATGACGTTGCGGAAAATGATGTAACAGGACGAAAAGATGTGAATATGGAGCAAATCTACAACTGGAATCCGGAAATCATCTACATAACGAACTTCACAGAAATCCAGCCGGAAGATTTATATAACAACACAATTCCAGGTCAGGACTGGAGTGAAGTGGAAGCGGTGAAAAACAAGCAGGTGTATAAAATTCCGCTGGGGATTTATCGCTGGTTCCCGCCAAGTGGTGATGCACCGTTAATGCTGAAATGGTTGGCAAACAATAACCAGCCTGAACTATTCGACTATGATATGAACGCTGAAATTAAGAGTTACTATAAAGACTTTTACGGATATGACGTAACGGACGAAGAAGTAGAGCAAATTCTGCACCCATCTTCTGACGCTGCGAAGTATTAG
- a CDS encoding phosphate starvation-inducible protein PhoH encodes MSEYKIVKLDGGHAFSLEGRAMNVSNEPMDHVTFIDQYEISTADLSGFNVMVVTDFIDQEHLNEHKQVIENFLNEGKIIIANTHIFRPWLPGAGLFMPKEIKSHADYVMEPAAEGTFYEGVDMMELTYRKGVSGFYARGSHPVVNKESEIVLQFTDGTPIVFIDRTATKGTVVAASCRDFLTYATGENSTQLIAPQFLAWLDQELLRLKEGSEA; translated from the coding sequence ATGTCTGAATATAAAATTGTAAAACTGGATGGCGGTCATGCATTCAGCTTAGAGGGACGTGCTATGAACGTTTCTAATGAACCAATGGACCATGTCACATTCATCGACCAGTATGAAATTTCGACTGCCGACCTTTCCGGGTTCAATGTGATGGTCGTAACGGACTTTATCGATCAGGAACATCTTAATGAGCACAAACAAGTGATTGAAAACTTCTTAAATGAAGGGAAAATTATTATTGCCAATACACATATTTTCCGTCCTTGGCTGCCAGGTGCCGGGCTGTTCATGCCAAAGGAAATTAAGTCACACGCGGATTATGTAATGGAGCCTGCAGCTGAAGGTACATTTTATGAAGGTGTTGACATGATGGAACTTACATACCGTAAAGGCGTTTCCGGATTTTATGCGCGCGGCTCGCATCCGGTAGTCAACAAGGAGTCGGAAATCGTGCTGCAGTTTACGGACGGCACACCGATTGTTTTCATTGATCGCACGGCAACAAAAGGAACGGTTGTTGCAGCATCATGCCGTGATTTCCTGACTTATGCAACTGGTGAAAACTCGACTCAGCTGATCGCACCACAATTTTTAGCTTGGCTTGATCAAGAATTACTACGTTTGAAAGAAGGATCTGAAGCATGA
- a CDS encoding nuclease-related domain-containing protein, producing the protein MKILQQSRHYLFVKTLLNRMKMDDLDAPAIEQEFYRLEAGLSGEQKLKRLLSDYHFKSASHIFYNFECINSKGFTHQMDALLITSHFVVVMEVKQMSGTLFYKPALHEFSRVHENVTENFPNPFDQAYRHQLFLEHQLKAWQISIPVYHIVVLANHRATLDHSLSNFPIMHISGIPRFIEKLYRQHPNPRANITFLQNQLEQLYEQLPPRRTIERHRLRNGVLCKECDYANEMHYRQGYFTCPVCGVKSKDALFETFLQYRILVGPRITNKEFREFFNISCIHTASKLLGKAGLEKHGVNKGTYYMIPEKFE; encoded by the coding sequence GTGAAAATCTTGCAGCAATCAAGGCATTATTTATTTGTCAAAACATTGTTGAACCGCATGAAAATGGATGATTTGGACGCACCGGCAATCGAGCAGGAATTTTACCGGTTGGAGGCCGGCTTATCGGGCGAACAGAAGTTGAAAAGGTTACTCTCGGACTATCATTTCAAATCCGCTTCCCATATTTTTTATAATTTCGAATGCATCAATTCAAAAGGTTTTACCCATCAAATGGACGCTTTGCTCATTACGTCGCACTTTGTTGTCGTCATGGAAGTGAAACAAATGTCCGGCACCCTATTTTACAAACCCGCTCTCCATGAATTTTCCCGCGTCCATGAAAATGTCACTGAAAACTTCCCGAACCCGTTTGATCAGGCATACCGCCACCAGCTTTTTTTGGAGCATCAATTGAAAGCGTGGCAAATTTCCATCCCCGTTTACCACATCGTCGTGCTTGCCAATCACCGCGCAACACTCGACCATTCCCTTTCCAATTTTCCGATTATGCATATAAGCGGCATCCCGAGATTTATCGAAAAACTGTATCGGCAGCATCCGAACCCTCGTGCAAATATTACTTTTCTGCAAAACCAATTAGAGCAGCTTTACGAACAGCTCCCCCCTCGCCGGACAATTGAAAGGCACCGGCTACGTAATGGTGTTCTTTGTAAGGAGTGCGATTATGCGAATGAAATGCATTACAGGCAAGGCTACTTTACTTGTCCTGTTTGCGGAGTGAAAAGTAAAGACGCGTTGTTCGAAACTTTTCTGCAATACCGAATTTTAGTCGGCCCTCGTATAACAAATAAAGAGTTCCGTGAGTTTTTTAATATTTCGTGTATCCACACCGCTTCGAAACTGTTGGGGAAAGCCGGTTTGGAAAAGCATGGGGTAAATAAAGGAACGTATTATATGATTCCGGAGAAGTTTGAGTAA
- a CDS encoding DHA2 family efflux MFS transporter permease subunit, with translation MAAPFFDVKSPKGMAAVMMISTFVGLFGETALNMALTNIMDDFDVTAPSAAWLTTGYLLVLAVLVPLSSYLVRWFTTRQLVVTAILLAVIGSLLAALAPNFAILLVGRFVQAFATGIILPLMFSVIMMIFPVQKRGAVMGIVGVVLTAGPALGPSIAGLIVTSLSWRYIFWIMAVVYILVIILALSKVDNVSNVTRPKIDLLSLVCSTFGFGGVVFALATLAEQSITEPIVWVPLLVGLVLLVVFGVRQTKMDEPMIDLSVFKSPMFSLGVALMVATMFMILSVAILVPMFLKTVLGFAALTAGLCMLPANLLNIIMSPIVGTNFDKVGAKIFTRIGFTMILVSMIVFLTTISATTATWIIIVNLCVFFVGVSMTIMPAQTNAMNSLAPQKFADGSAALNTLTQIAGASGTAIAITMYTIGQQNYIDKFSNALPAEFLAHGVHLAFIVVTVVSVLGLVGSFFVKNSKPVGN, from the coding sequence ATGGCAGCACCTTTTTTCGATGTGAAAAGCCCAAAAGGTATGGCGGCTGTTATGATGATCAGCACATTTGTCGGTTTATTTGGTGAAACGGCATTAAACATGGCCTTAACAAATATTATGGATGACTTCGATGTAACGGCACCATCCGCCGCATGGTTAACAACCGGCTACTTATTAGTATTGGCCGTATTAGTTCCACTATCATCATATTTAGTACGCTGGTTTACTACACGCCAATTAGTCGTGACGGCAATTTTGTTGGCTGTAATCGGGTCATTATTAGCAGCATTGGCACCAAACTTTGCAATTTTACTGGTAGGTCGTTTCGTGCAGGCATTTGCAACAGGGATTATTTTACCGCTAATGTTCAGTGTCATCATGATGATTTTTCCGGTACAAAAGCGCGGTGCGGTAATGGGGATAGTAGGGGTCGTCTTAACGGCAGGTCCGGCATTAGGTCCATCAATCGCAGGATTAATCGTAACGTCATTAAGCTGGCGCTATATTTTCTGGATTATGGCGGTCGTTTATATCCTTGTCATCATTTTAGCGTTATCAAAAGTGGACAACGTATCAAATGTAACGCGTCCGAAAATTGATTTATTGTCACTAGTTTGTTCTACATTCGGGTTCGGTGGCGTTGTATTCGCCTTGGCAACACTGGCAGAACAATCGATTACTGAACCAATCGTTTGGGTACCCCTTCTCGTTGGGTTAGTTTTATTAGTCGTATTCGGCGTTCGTCAAACAAAAATGGATGAGCCGATGATTGACTTGTCGGTATTTAAATCACCGATGTTCTCATTAGGGGTCGCATTAATGGTTGCGACGATGTTTATGATTCTTTCAGTGGCAATTCTTGTGCCAATGTTCCTGAAAACAGTTTTAGGTTTCGCAGCATTAACTGCCGGTTTATGCATGTTGCCGGCAAACCTCCTGAATATCATCATGTCACCAATCGTTGGGACAAACTTTGATAAAGTCGGAGCGAAAATCTTCACACGTATCGGCTTTACAATGATTTTAGTTTCAATGATTGTATTTCTGACAACGATTTCAGCAACTACTGCAACGTGGATTATCATTGTAAACTTATGTGTATTCTTCGTCGGGGTATCGATGACAATCATGCCGGCACAGACAAATGCGATGAACTCGCTGGCGCCACAGAAATTTGCTGACGGGTCAGCCGCACTAAACACGTTAACGCAAATCGCCGGTGCTTCAGGTACAGCGATTGCGATTACAATGTACACAATCGGTCAGCAAAACTATATCGATAAATTCAGTAACGCTTTGCCAGCTGAGTTTTTAGCGCACGGTGTTCACTTAGCGTTCATCGTCGTGACAGTCGTTTCGGTATTGGGGTTGGTTGGTTCGTTCTTCGTTAAGAACAGCAAGCCGGTTGGGAATTGA
- the eno gene encoding phosphopyruvate hydratase gives MPFITQVYAREVLDSRGNPTVEVEVFTESGAFGRAIVPSGASTGEYEAVELRDGDVNRYLGKGVEKAVENVNTIIADELEGQYSVLDQVVIDQALIELDGTENKGKLGANAILGVSMAVAHAAADYLDIPLYQYLGGFNSKQLPVPMMNILNGGAHADNNVDIQEFMVMPVGAKSFKEALRMGTEIFHNLKTVLKEKGHNTAVGDEGGFAPNLGSNEEAITVIIEAVEKAGYKMGEEIRLAMDVASSELYNKETGKYVLAGEGVEKTSEEMVAWYEELTSKYPIISIEDGLDENDWAGHKLLTERIGDRVQLVGDDLFVTNTTKLSRGIEEGVGNSILIKVNQIGTLTETFEAIEMAKRAGYTAVISHRSGESEDNTIADIAVATNAGQIKTGAPSRTDRVAKYNQLLRIEDQLGATSRFEGLNSFYNIK, from the coding sequence ATGCCATTCATTACTCAAGTATATGCTCGTGAAGTATTAGATTCTCGCGGTAACCCAACAGTAGAAGTAGAAGTATTCACAGAATCAGGCGCATTCGGCCGTGCTATCGTGCCATCTGGTGCTTCAACTGGTGAATATGAAGCAGTGGAATTACGCGATGGGGACGTAAACCGTTACTTAGGTAAAGGTGTTGAAAAAGCAGTAGAAAACGTCAATACAATTATCGCGGATGAGCTTGAAGGCCAATATTCTGTATTGGACCAAGTGGTAATCGACCAAGCGTTAATCGAACTTGATGGAACAGAAAACAAAGGTAAATTAGGTGCAAACGCAATTTTAGGTGTGTCAATGGCAGTAGCGCATGCAGCAGCTGACTACCTGGACATTCCTTTATACCAATACTTAGGTGGCTTCAACTCGAAGCAACTACCAGTACCAATGATGAACATCTTAAACGGTGGTGCACACGCGGACAACAACGTGGACATCCAAGAATTCATGGTAATGCCAGTAGGTGCTAAGTCATTCAAAGAAGCATTACGTATGGGTACAGAAATCTTCCATAACTTAAAAACAGTATTAAAAGAAAAAGGCCACAACACAGCTGTAGGTGACGAAGGCGGATTCGCTCCAAACTTAGGTTCAAACGAAGAAGCAATCACAGTAATCATCGAAGCAGTTGAAAAAGCCGGCTACAAAATGGGCGAAGAAATCCGTTTAGCGATGGACGTTGCGTCTTCTGAGCTTTACAACAAAGAAACAGGCAAATACGTTTTAGCTGGTGAAGGCGTAGAAAAAACTTCTGAAGAAATGGTTGCTTGGTATGAAGAGTTAACTTCTAAATACCCAATCATCTCAATCGAAGACGGTTTAGATGAAAACGACTGGGCTGGCCACAAGCTATTAACAGAGCGTATTGGCGACCGCGTACAATTAGTTGGTGACGACCTGTTCGTTACAAACACGACGAAATTATCTCGCGGTATCGAAGAAGGCGTTGGCAACTCAATCTTGATCAAAGTAAACCAAATCGGTACATTAACAGAAACATTTGAAGCAATCGAAATGGCGAAACGCGCTGGCTACACAGCTGTTATCTCTCACCGTTCAGGCGAATCAGAAGACAACACAATCGCTGACATCGCTGTTGCAACAAACGCTGGCCAAATCAAAACTGGTGCACCATCACGTACGGACCGCGTTGCGAAGTACAACCAATTACTACGCATCGAAGACCAACTAGGCGCAACAAGCCGTTTTGAAGGGTTAAATTCTTTCTATAATATTAAATAA